In Candida orthopsilosis Co 90-125, chromosome 4 draft sequence, a single genomic region encodes these proteins:
- a CDS encoding Ist1 protein (S. cerevisiae homolog IST1 has role late to vacuole transport via multivesicular body sorting pathway and localizes to endosome) — MPKPVPPHLNQLRLKTNLKMAISKLKFTQEKKVALTKQQRRQLAELLKTGKESSAKIRVENIIRDDIYIELLEFLELYCELLLARLNMILDRPTCDPSLLEAVSSLIYSAQSTDLKELVSIRDILIYKYGTEFGKEALENKDNHVPDKIVRRCGIEPPSEDLVNMYLVEIALAYNVPYSGLERFKGDEEEGGDDDNDDGEGGTKEEVLEKDDKEKPLAELAEKPSVAASKPQTKSTPKQQDDFDALAARFAALKNTPK; from the coding sequence atgCCAAAACCTGTTCCGCCACATCTCAATCAGTTGAGACTCAAGACGAATCTCAAAATGGCAATCTCCAAACTCAAATTCACCCAGGAAAAGAAGGTTGCATTGACAAAACAACAGCGAAGGCAATTGGCGGAGTTGCTTAAGACCGGTAAAGAATCATCAGCCAAGATAAGAGTCGAAAACATCATTCGAGATGACATATATATTGAGCTCTTGGAGTTTCTCGAGCTTTACTGTGAGCTCTTACTAGCCCGATTAAACATGATACTTGATCGTCCAACATGCGACCCCAGTTTGCTTGAAGCTGTCAGTTCACTTATTTATTCAGCACAAAGCACAGATCTTAAAGAACTAGTTTCAATTAGAGACATATTGATTTATAAGTATGGGACTGAGTTTGGTAAAGAGGCATTGGAGAATAAGGATAACCATGTTCCCGATAAGATTGTACGGAGATGTGGGATTGAGCCGCCTAGTGAAGACTTGGTGAATATGTATCTTGTCGAAATTGCTTTGGCGTACAATGTACCATATTCCGGACTAGAACGCTTCAAAGgtgatgaggaagaaggtggcgatgatgataatgacGACGGCGAAGGAGGCACAAAGGAAGAAGTTCTAGAGAAGGATGATAAAGAGAAACCATTGGCAGAATTAGCTGAAAAACCTAGTGTTGCGGCAAGTAAACCACAGACTAAATCTACACCCAAGCAACaggatgattttgatgcTTTGGCCGCAAGATTTGCTGCTTTAAAGAATACACCGAAATAG
- a CDS encoding Pac1 protein (S. cerevisiae homolog PAC1 has microtubule plus-end binding, has role in nuclear along microtubule localizes to cytoplasmic microtubule, nucleus), whose amino-acid sequence MPSQILTERQQSELNKAILQYLQPICSTSESNEHLFHQLSQLLSPGNSNAHNDGIVEQYLEKKWSTVLRLQKKIIDLENEITNLRSVVDVAPVKISKDRINWIPMSAIQTFETPNVVNNVRLHPVLPLVFAGCNDGSINVWNFASDDNSLPEKIIKAHTRGVNKISFSQNKIELNKGDGPQYVLASCSSDLTIKLYNATTHQHLKTLRGHDHTVSSIVFSKHNLLYSVSRDKTVKVWNVVDGTCIKSFVGHTEWVRDLDVCSGEFGEFVLTCSNDQSARLSHGQSGTGIALLIGHTHVIEAVKYLPKLSNGAIDSFIAANSDLFPTLPLELIKNESYEKLGFKYCLTASRDNTIKLWLLPPPTQVPGRPPMPSKYNQAQAWLIATLQGHLSWVKTLQVHPNGRYIFSGSDDKTIKIWDLNGLNIDGSVGVIRTLSSHRGFVNDIDFARLAKRKEDINGNSDDVLKDVEARMRCVLASCGTDNVVKIWK is encoded by the coding sequence ATGCCAAGTCAGATCTTAACCGAACGACAACAACTGGAACTTAATAAAGCTATATTACAGTATCTACAaccaatttgttcaacttcTGAGTCAAATGAACATCTCTTTCATCAGCTTTCACAGCTTCTTCTGCCTGGCAATTCTAACGCGCATAACGATGGGATAGTTGAACAGTACCTTGAAAAGAAGTGGTCAACAGTTTTACGTCTACAGAAAAAGATCATTGATCTAGAGAATGAGATAACTAATCTACGaagtgttgttgatgttgctCCTGTGAAGATCAGTAAAGATCGAATCAATTGGATACCCATGTCTGcaattcaaacttttgaaacacCAAATGTTGTTAATAATGTAAGGCTACATCCCGTTCTTCCGTTGGTATTTGCTGGATGTAATGATGGATCAATTAATGTATGGAATTTTGCTTCCGATGATAATTCACTACCGGAGAAGATTATAAAAGCACATACTAGAGGtgtcaacaaaatatcGTTTTCAcaaaacaagattgaattgaataaaggTGACGGGCCGCAGTATGTCTTAGCGTCATGTTCATCTGATCTCACCATCAAGCTATATAATGCAACAACGCATCAACATTTGAAGACTTTACGTGGCCATGATCATACAGTGtcttcaattgtattttcaaaacacaaTCTTCTATATAGTGTTTCAAGAGACAAGACCGTCAAGGTGTGGAATGTGGTTGATGGCACTTGTATCAAAAGCTTTGTTGGTCATACTGAATGGGTGAGAGATTTGGACGTGTGTTCTGGTgaatttggtgaatttgTATTAACATGCTCCAATGATCAAAGTGCTCGATTGAGTCATGGACAATCTGGCACTGGTATTGCGTTGTTAATTGGGCATACACATGTAATAGAAGCTGTGAAATACCTACCTAAACTTTCAAATGGTGCCATTGACTCATTTATCGCAGCCAATTCTGATTTATTCCCAACCCTACCCCTAGAACTAATCAAGAATGAGCTGTATGAGAAATTGGGGTTCAAGTACTGTCTTACTGCTAGTAGAGATAATACAATCAAACTATGGCTATTGCCACCACCCACACAGGTTCCAGGACGTCCTCCCATGCCATCTAAATACAACCAAGCACAAGCCTGGCTTATTGCTACCCTACAAGGACATTTGTCATGGGTTAAAACATTGCAAGTTCACCCTAATGGAAGATACATATTCAGTGGATCAGATGACAAGACAATCAAGATATGGGATTTGAATGGGTTGAATATAGATGGCTCTGTGGGAGTAATAAGAACATTATCCAGCCACCGAGGATTTGTCAACGACATTGACTTTGCTCGACTCGCTAAGCGCAAAGAAGATATCAATGGGAATAGCGATGACGTATTGAAGGACGTAGAGGCCAGGATGCGATGTGTACTAGCTAGTTGCGGTACTGACAATGTGGTCAAAATATGGAAATGA
- a CDS encoding Ubc12 protein (S. cerevisiae homolog UBC12 has NEDD8 ligase activity and has role in protein neddylation) → MLKIRELQKKRQEEEAAAAAANSKSPTPFSSTASSTNNNASSSSKVSAAQLRVQKDITELDLPKSIKLTFPNTADFFNFDLQIIPQDGYYKNGKFKFKIEIGQNFPIEPPKIKCLNKIYHPNIDLDGNICLNILREDWSPVLSLNSVLIGLNFLFLEPNPNDPLNKEAANMLVKDKNQFERNITTSMRGGYISSVHYDRVI, encoded by the coding sequence atgttgaaaatacGTGaacttcaaaagaaaagacaaGAGGAAGAAGCAGCTGCCGCAGCagcaaattcaaaatcaccCACCCCATTCTCATCAACGGCATCTTCTACAAACAACAACgcgtcatcatcatcaaaagttAGCGCCGCTCAACTTCGTGTGCAAAAAGATATCACTGAATTAGATTTACCAAAAAGTATCAAACTTACATTCCCCAATACGGCtgatttttttaattttgatcTACAAATCATACCTCAAGACGGTTATTACAAAAATGggaaattcaaattcaagattgaaattggtcaaaACTTTCCCATTGAACCACCGAAAATCAAATGTCTAAACAAGATTTACCATCCAAATATAGATCTTGATGGGAATATATGTTTGAATATATTGAGAGAAGACTGGTCTCCGGTTTTAAGCTTGAATTCGGTATTGATTGGGTTGAATTTCTTATTTTTAGAACCGAATCCCAATGATCCATTGAATAAAGAAGCTGCTAATATGTTGGTTAAAGATAAGAATCAGTTTGAAAGAAACATTACTACGTCAATGAGAGGGGGATACATTTCACTGGTGCATTATGATCGTGTTATATAG
- a CDS encoding Ecm9 protein (S. cerevisiae homolog ECM9 has role fungal-type cell wall organization), whose protein sequence is MVDAGHRVTAISSFRGIHEKYQKQPSGTTFTTSTFVIDTYELGNSLQHPSSYSKPMQLIRDLCKILINSNKPIKIIGIIAQSGDQDILSHEEENTLEIGLTKKAYLRIFKESHNVFHNHYEGRLNLDRLSRSELDELYYMTLGFLITTNEHSTIIALHEALVQRLKSHEYDLEIISCFLTCRMKRINKSSSLWHWLKKLTLIRINKGEDVDNLLQRALVSCKLHFANYYANNYLQWVITVCRSKRIDLSDFQEPLINSCRAHLSDSSIWRTLKIYFRSDEKLVDYMAEEYNRLTGSHLSKNVVWTNYDDVITNLFEWLLRLQCNYTTPFRMLIESTESLPTLNKLEEMLNHSNTEGISEIKAKLQNYKEHIGTI, encoded by the coding sequence ATGGTAGACGCTGGTCATCGCGTAACCGCAATTTCATCGTTTCGAGGAATTCatgaaaaatatcaaaaacaacCTTCAGGTACAACCTTTACTACCAGTACATTCGTAATTGACACATATGAGCTAGGTAATTCTTTACAACATCCACTGAGCTATTCCAAAccaatgcaattgattaGAGACTTATGTAAAATCCTCATAAACTCCAATAAACCTATAAAGATAATTGGCATAATTGCACAATCTGGAGACCAAGATATCCTATCAcatgaagaagaaaacaCGTTAGAGATTGGATTGACCAAGAAGGCATATCTTCGAATATTCAAGGAGTCTCATAATGTCTTTCACAATCACTATGAGGGTCGACTAAACCTTGATAGGTTATCTCGTTCAGAACTAGACGAATTGTATTACATGACATTGGGGTTTTTAATCACCACGAACGAACATTCAACGATTATTGCTCTTCATGAAGCTCTTGTTCAGAGGTTGAAGAGCCACGAatatgatttggaaataatATCGTGCTTCTTAACATGTAGGATGAAACGTATAAACAAGAGTTCATCCCTATGGCACtggttgaaaaaattgacattgataCGAATAAACAAAGGCGAAGATGTGGATAATTTGCTTCAGCGTGCACTTGTTAGTTGTAAGCtacattttgcaaattaTTATGCAAACAACTATCTCCAATGGGTTATTACAGTGTGCAGGTCGAAGAGAATTGATTTGAGTGACTTTCAGGAGCCATTGATCAACCTGTGCCGAGCACATCTTCTGGATAGTTCAATCTGGAGAACACTAAAGATTTATTTCAGACTGGATGAAAAGCTAGTTGATTACATGGCTGAAGAGTATAATAGACTCACTGGGTCACATTTGTCTAAAAACGTTGTTTGGACAAACTACGACGATGTAATAACTAACTTATTTGAGTGGCTTTTGCGTCTTCAATGTAACTACACCACACCCTTTCGCATGCTAATAGAGTCGACTGAATCATTACCCACATTAAACAAACTTGAGGAAATGTTGAATCATAGTAATACAGAAGGTATTTCAGAGATCAAAGCCaaacttcaaaattatAAAGAACACATAGGTACTATATAG
- a CDS encoding Esa1 subunit of the NuA4 histone acetyltransferase complex: MPSTETKPDPSSNGDQEPISNTPIQIKTEDGANGNNEDFFTVDNILPGCKVYATKDGEERLAEILQEHMKKGRKVFYVHYQDFNKRLDEWIEIDRINFKRPLILPEVKVDEKKESKQKKKTKSKASKSQAGTSASTPREETPQMNDDEMDLENLNVQGLKRPGEEVSREEEIKKLRSGGSMTQNHSEVARVRNLSTVILGEHIIEPWYFSPYPIELTEEDAIYVCDFTLSYFGSKKQFERFRSKCSMKHPPGNEIYRDSKVSFWEIDGRKQRTWCRNLCLLCKLFLDHKTLYYDVDPFLFYVMTIKSEQGHHVVGFFSKEKESADGYNVACILTLPCYQKRGFGKLLIQFSYMLSAVEKKVGSPEKPLSDLGLLSYRAYWTDTLIKLLVERNNPTLFKKNNSHPADEDDYEGSPPPSRNGNSTNEITIEDISAITCMTTTDILHTLTTLKMLRYYKGQHIIVLTDQIMAMYDKLVKKVKEKKKHELNPKLLNWTPPSFTASQLRFGW; encoded by the coding sequence ATGCCAAGTACGGAGACTAAGCCCGATCCTTCATCCAACGGCGACCAGGAGCCCATTTCTAACACTCCtatacaaatcaaaactgAGGATGGTGCGAATGGAAACAATGAAGATTTCTTCACAGTTGATAATATCTTACCTGGTTGTAAAGTATATGCTACCAAAGATGGAGAAGAAAGATTAGCAGAGATCTTGCAAGAGCATATGAAAAAGGGTAGAAAAGTTTTTTACGTCCATTACCAAGATTTCAATAAACGTTTAGATGaatggattgaaattgaccGAATAAATTTTAAGAGACCCTTGATTTTACCTGAAGTCAAAGTTGAtgagaagaaagaaagtaagcaaaagaagaagacaaaACTGAAAGCTTCAAAATCACAAGCTGGCACTAGTGCTTCTACACCACGAGAAGAAACACCACAAatgaatgatgatgaaatggaTTTAGAAAATCTTAATGTGCAGGGGTTGAAAAGACCAGGAGAAGAAGTAAGTcgagaagaagaaatcaaaaagcTCCGATCAGGTGGGTCCATGACTCAAAATCATTCTGAGGTGGCTAGGGTTagaaatttatcaactgTGATTCTTGGTGAACATATAATAGAACCGTGGTATTTCTCGCCATACCCCATTGAATTaactgaagaagatgcaATATATGTTTGTGATTTCACATTATCTTATTTTGGCTCCAAAAagcaatttgaaagatttagATCAAAATGTTCAATGAAACATCCACCAGGTAATGAAATATATCGTGATTCAAAAGTAAGCTTTTGGGAAATTGATGGCAGGAAACAAAGGACCTGGTGTCGAAACCTTTGTTTACTTTGTAAGCTCTTTTTGGATCACAAGACGTTGTACTATGATGTTGACCcctttttgttttatgTCATGACTATAAAATCAGAGCAAGGGCATCATGTTGTCGGGTTTTTCTccaaggaaaaagaaagtgCCGATGGGTATAATGTGGCGTGTATCTTGACTCTCCCTTGTTATCAAAAGAGAGGATTTGGTAAATTATTGATACAATTTTCTTACATGTTATCAGCAgtggaaaagaaagtgGGATCACCCGAGAAGCCATTGTCTGATTTGGGACTTTTATCTTATAGAGCTTATTGGACTGATACATTGATTAAACTATTGGTTGAACGAAACAATCCGACCCtattcaaaaaaaacaattcacACCCagctgatgaagatgattatGAAGGTTCGCCACCACCATCACGAAATGGGAACTCCACTAATGAGATCACTATTGAAGATATATCTGCAATTACATGCATGACAACAACAGATATACTACATACATTAACGACATTGAAAATGCTACGGTATTACAAAGGTCAACATATCATTGTCTTGACTGATCAAATTATGGCCATGTATGATAAACTAGTTAAAAAAgtgaaggagaagaagaaacatGAATTGAACCCAAAACTTCTAAATTGGACCCCACCACTGTTCACAGCAAGTCAATTACGATTTGGATGGTAA
- a CDS encoding Dot5 nuclear thiol peroxidase, with protein sequence MSGLRRSARVASNSQAKPEQTTNATVPPPAKKAKTEPKAELEQEEAEISQEIEVGDKIPELTLLNQDEKEINLPTVAEQHKYVVIFAYPKASTPGCTRQVCGFQKNYQFLSDKNVAVFGLSADTPHNQKNFQTKQHVEYDLLSDPKKELIGILGAKKQPSGIKRSHWIFVDGVLKVKRLQISPEQSVDGAKEEIEKFIAEANGDSGVKEESSAKNGDEAKPVTDVESVAAASSEQVEAPEQDEKPDGANGANGASEGKTQEKEEKDNALLSSEQPSEVSTEAATVV encoded by the coding sequence atgtcTGGATTACGTCGTTCCGCTAGAGTTGCTTCTAATTCACAAGCTAAACCAGAGCAAACTACCAATGCTACTGTACCACCACCAGCCAAAAAGGCCAAAACTGAACCGAAAGCTGAGCTAGAGCAAGAGGAAGCTGAGATCTCACAAGAgattgaagttggtgaCAAGATTCCTGAGCTCACTTTACTCAATCAAGacgaaaaagaaatcaatttacCAACCGTTGCAGAACAACATAAATATGTTGTTATTTTTGCTTACCCCAAGGCATCAACACCTGGATGTACAAGACAAGTTTGtggttttcaaaaaaattatcaattctTGTCTGATAAAAATGTAGCTGTTTTTGGACTTTCTGCAGACACTCCTcacaatcaaaagaattttcAAACTAAACAACATGTCGAATATGATTTATTAAGTGACCCCAAAAAGGAATTAATTGGTATTTTGGGTGCTAAAAAGCAACCCTCAGGAATTAAGAGATCACATTggatttttgttgatgggGTTTTGAAAGTCAAGAGATTACAGATTTCTCCTGAACAAAGTGTTGATGGTGCTAAGGAGgagattgaaaagtttattgCCGAGGCAAATGGTGATAGTGGAGTTAAGGAGGAATCATCTGCTAaaaatggtgatgaagCCAAGCCGGTCACTGATGTGGAGAGCGTAGCAGCTGCATCAAGCGAGCAAGTTGAAGCTCCAGAACAGGATGAGAAACCTGATGGAGCCAATGGAGCCAATGGAGCCTCAGAAGGGAAGACACaggaaaaggaagaaaaagatAATGCTTTGTTGTCATCAGAACAACCTTCGGAAGTTAGCACCGAAGCCGCAACAGttgtttga
- a CDS encoding Ted1 protein (S. cerevisiae homolog TED1 has role Golgi vesicle-mediated transport and localizes to endoplasmic reticulum) produces MALSRRIRAIIDLATVFAIGLNIFVYFYPDILNEPRQCNWHNSPTLEPKFDILENIPPQYLQPILRTVPGLRKEEEQQQHIPALIKKGQEEIHMLLFGDPQINGNWKSTKYIKRLDNYGNDFYLGHIYNTMYNRLHPSHVVVMGDLFSSQWILDSEFYNRTYRFVERLFPRDEEYKQHVIEAYTKHEDYDWRKWLEDEKKMDPLHRFKSRVYDNVYDWVHQDRTTPNYENPLFINLTGNHDIGYSGDATWQHMARFHYLFGQNNYVINYNKGTDREWRIVVVDSLTLEGPALQPEFVNYTWSFLDHLREYENPNFKGTTILLTHIPMYKKAGLCRDGPEHRYYDESYEREPFKLGLLRSQNHLSFETTQKLLNIVFPNPDQGGIILTGHDHEGCDDWYNFDNDGTWVASKTKDASNKQPIREIVVRSMMGDFDGQTGILTGQFDQNRWNFNFTYCSFTVQHWWWASKVAILVAILLKSITFLV; encoded by the coding sequence ATGGCATTATCACGGAGAATAAGAGCCATAATAGACTTGGCCACAGTCTTCGCTATTGGCCTCAACATATTTGTCTACTTCTATCCCGATATACTAAACGAACCACGACAATGCAATTGGCACAACTCACCAACATTAGAACCAAAATTCGATATACTTGAAAACATCCCACCCCAATATCTCCAGCCTATACTACGGACCGTTCCAGGATTACgcaaagaagaagaacaacaacaacatatACCTGCGCTTATAAAAAAGGGTCAAGAGGAGATCCATATGTTGCTTTTTGGTGATCCACAAATCAATGGTAATTGGAAACTGACGAAATATATCAAAAGATTAGACAATTATGGTAATGATTTTTACCTTGGTCACATTTATAACACCATGTATAATCGATTACACCCATCACACGTAGTTGTAATGGGGGATTTGTTTTCAAGTCAGTGGATATTGGATTCAGAATTTTATAATCGAACGTATCGATTTGTTGAACGATTGTTTCCTAGAGATGAAGAGTATAAACAACATGTGATTGAAGCCTATACCAAACACGAAGATTATGATTGGCGGAAATGGCtagaagatgaaaaaaaaatggatCCTTTACATCGATTCAAATCGAGAGTTTATGATAACGTATACGACTGGGTCCATCAAGATCGCACCACACCCAATTACGAAAACCCCTTATTCATCAATCTTACAGGGAACCATGATATTGGCTACAGTGGAGATGCAACATGGCAACACATGGCTCGATTCCATTACTTATTCGGTCAAAATAACTACGTaatcaattacaacaagGGAACCGATCGTGAGTGGAGAATAGTTGTCGTTGATTCATTAACTCTTGAAGGACCAGCTTTACAACCGgaatttgtcaattatACATGGTCGTTTTTGGACCACTTACGTGAATATGAAAACCCGAATTTTAAAGGAACGACAATTTTATTGACCCATATACCGATGTACAAAAAGGCTGGGTTGTGTAGAGACGGACCTGAACATCGATACTATGATGAAAGTTATGAACGAGAACCATTCAAACTTGGTCTTTTGCGGAGCCAGAATCATTTATCTTTTGAAACGACGCAAAAATTACTCAATATCGTGTTTCCCAATCCCGATCAGGGTGGAATTATCTTAACTGGGCATGATCATGAAGGTTGTGATGATTGGTACAATTTTGATAACGATGGTACTTGGGTAGCATCAAAGACGAAGGATGCGTCCAATAAACAGCCAATTAGAGAAATTGTAGTTCGGTCAATGATGGGAGACTTTGATGGTCAAACCGGTATTTTAACCGGTCAATTTGACCAAAATCGAtggaatttcaattttaccTATTGCTCATTTACGGTACAACATTGGTGGTGGGCAAGTAAAGTTGCCATTTTGGTTGCCATACTATTGAAATCGATCACATTTTTGGTTTGa
- a CDS encoding Atp5 F0-ATP synthase FO subunit B, whose protein sequence is MISRVFTRSLASTRVLANNAASAAKNAKPPIQLFGIDGTYANSLYSATIQQSDMNQTYNSLKKVENVIKGDPKLEEALTNPALTKDDRISIVKQVNNSLQLDNTTANFLLVLAENNRLGNFPSIFKKFGMLNDAHNGVIEAKVTSAKPLESKVLKRLESSIGGSSFVGQGKTLKLKNEVNPDIKGGLVVEVGDRIVDVSIANKVAKLNQTLRENL, encoded by the coding sequence ATGATCTCACGTGTATTCACCCGTTCATTAGCTTCAACTCGTGTATTGGCCAACAATGCTGCTTCCGCCGCTAAAAATGCCAAACCACCAATTCAATTATTTGGTATTGATGGAACTTATGCCAACTCGTTATACTCTGCCACTATTCAACAATCGGATATGAACCAAACTTACAACTCCTTAAAGAAGGTTGAAAATGTCATCAAGGGAGATCCAAAATTGGAAGAGGCTTTAACTAATCCTGCTTTAACTAAAGATGAtagaatttcaattgttaaACAAGTCAATAATAGTTTACAATTGGATAATACTACTGCTAATTTCCTTTTGGTTTTAGCTGAAAACAATAGATTGGGTAACTTCCCATCAATTTTTAAAAAGTTTGGTATGTTGAATGATGCTCATAATGGAGTTATTGAAGCTAAAGTTACAAGTGCTAAACCATTGGAATCTAAAGTCTTGAAGAGATTGGaatcttcaattggtgGCAGTTCTTTTGTTGGTCAAGGcaaaactttgaaattaaagaatGAAGTTAATCCAGATATAAAAGGTggtttggttgttgaagttggtgatagaattgttgatgtttcaattgcaaacaAGGTTGCTAAATTGAACCAAACTTTAAGAGAAAACTTGTAA
- a CDS encoding Rml2 protein (S. cerevisiae homolog RML2 has role fatty acid metabolic process) — MIPRIPQILSSSRIRLSSEITTFSCKPTPHLTSSINIITKRFNSSQDQLTDLEAQDIKYRKQRELSLRLVKIKNYGDYFPPHTHPGSTHYKKPVHDHLHKGRPVKELTLPKKKTAGRNNKGQITIRGRGGGHKQRVRLLDFHRWESGKNKVVRIEYDPNRSGHIALLENVTTGNLSYILAPQGLRSGDVVESFRQGIPEDFIEEMKRTNNGEIDDALLSARILQRGNCLPLRMLPVGSIIHNIALHPGQRAQLVRSAGTFGKILSKHPEKSRAIIKLSSGEHRFVHLDCHATLGVVSNKEHQLISWGKAGRARHRGRRPITRGVAMNANDHPHGGGRGKSKSNKFSQSKWGLKKFQKTRLRANPNVIRNRKGRMVRHKK, encoded by the coding sequence ATGATACCTAGGATCCCCCAAATACTTTCTAGTAGCCGAATAAGGCTATCTTCTGAGATTACCACGTTTAGCTGCAAACCCACACCTCATCTTACATCATCCATCAATATTATCACCAAACGATTCAATTCCTCGCAAGATCAATTAACTGATTTAGAAGCTCAAGACATCAAATAcagaaaacaaagagaacTTTCTCTTAGATTAGTCAAGATTAAAAACTATGGTGATTATTTCCCACCCCATACGCATCCAGGTTCAACTCATTATAAGAAACCAGTACATGATCATTTACACAAGGGACGTCCAGTTAAAGAATTAACTTTACCTAAAAAGAAGACTGCTGGtagaaacaacaaaggtCAGATTACCATAAGAGGCAGAGGTGGTGGTCACAAACAACGTGTCAGATTACTTGACTTTCATCGATGGGAACTGGGTAAGAATAAAGTTGTTCGGATCGAATATGATCCAAATAGATCGGGTCATATTgcattgttggaaaatgtaACTACTGGAAACTTATCGTATATCTTGGCTCCCCAGGGTTTACGCAGTGGTGATGTAGTTGAAAGCTTTAGACAAGGTATTCCTGAGGattttattgaagaaatgaaGAGAACAAACAatggagaaattgatgatgccTTATTATCGGCCAGAATCTTACAAAGAGGTAATTGTTTACCTTTGAGAATGTTGCCAGTGGGTTCCATAATCCACAATATTGCCTTACATCCGGGTCAAAGAGCGCAATTGGTGAGAAGTGCCGGAACATTTGGTAAAATCTTGTCAAAGCATCCCGAAAAATCAAGGGccattatcaaattatCCAGTGGTGAACATCGGTTTGTTCATTTAGATTGTCATGCTACTTTGGGTGTTGTTTCAAACAAGGAGCATCAATTGATATCATGGGGTAAAGCAGGTAGAGCAAGACATAGAGGTAGAAGACCTATTACTAGAGGTGTTGCTATGAATGCTAATGATCATCCTCATGGTGGTGGTAGAGGAAAATCTAAGTCCAATAAATTCAGTCAATCAAAATGGggattgaagaaattcCAGAAGACAAGACTTAGGGCTAACCCCAATGTAATTAGAAACAGAAAGGGAAGAATGGTAAGACATAAGAAGTAG